A window of Vulgatibacter sp. genomic DNA:
CGAGACGTTCTACGGGTTGCGGGAGGTCCAGGGCCTGCGCAAGCGCCCCTCCACCTCCGAGCTGATCGACTGGCTGAGCGCGCTGCGGCGCAGCGGTGTCGACATCTCCCGGGCTGCGGGTGGGATCCCCTTCCTCGGTACGTTGCTCAAGACGGAGCAGGACCTCGCGCGGTTCGCGAAGGCTTGAAGGGAACGTGTTTCTCGACTTCTTCTTCGAGCTGCGCGGCCGGCGGGTGCCGGTGGGACTGCAGGAGTGGATGACCCTGATGCGGGCGCTCGCGCTGGGCCTGCACGAGGCGTCACTCGATGGCTTCTATGACGTCGCCCGCGCGATCTGCGTGAAGGATCTTGCGCATTACGACGCATTCGATGCTGCGTTCCTTGCGGTTTTCGAAGGGATCGAGAAGGACGGTCTCGCCTTCACGGCGGCGCTGGAGTCGTGGCTCGCCAACCCCCGCCAGCTCGAGGGCCTCACCCCGGCGCAGCGGGCGATGCTCCAGGGGCTCGATCTCGAGGAGCTCCGGCGCCTCTTCGAGGAGCGGCTGCGGGAGCAGAAGAAGCGGCACGAGGGCGGCTCGAAGTGGATCGGCACCGGGGGCACCTCGCCCTTCGGGAGCGGCGGTTACCATCCCTCGGGGGTGCGGATCGGCGACGGCGGAAGGCGGTCGGCGATGCAGGTGGCGCACGAGCGGCGCTACAGCGACTACCGCACCGATCGCGTGCTCGACGTGCGCCGAATGGACGTGGCGCTGCGGATGCTCCGGGTCCTCGGACGGGAGGGTGCGCCGGAGGAACTCGACATCGACGCCACCATCGAGCAGACCGCGCGCAACGCGGGCGAGCTCGAGGTGGTCGTCCGGCCGCGACGGCGGAACCGGGCGAAGGTCGTGCTGCTCATGGACGTGGGCGGATCGATGGATCCGCATGCGCATCTGGTGGAGCAGCTCTTCAGCGCAGCCTCCCGGGCCGGACGCTTCGCGCGCTTTCGCCCCTACTACTTCCACAATTGCGTCTACGAGGCGGTCTACGAGGACGCGCGCTTCCGCAGACCGGTGCCGCTGCCGCAGCTTCTGGGCTCGAGCGATCGGGACGAGATCCTGGTGATCGTGGGTGATGCGGCGATGCACCCGGCGGAGCTCCTGCAGCCGGGCGGCCACATCTACTTCTACGATCAGAACGAGCGCCCGGGGATCGAGTGGATGCGGGAGCTGGCGGAGCACTTCCCAAGGCGGGCGTGGCTCAACCCGGAGCCGCCGTCGTATTGGGCGCAGACGCTGACGGCGGAGCTGCTCGGACGGCACTTCCCGATGTTTCCGCTGACGCTCGACGGGCTCGAGCGCGCGGTGCGGCGGCTGCTGCGCGGGCACGGGGCTGCGGCGGCCTGAGCGAGGCGCCGCCGTGTGGGATGCATCGTAAGCACCCGTGGTTACCAAGGATTTGAGCCAATGTCAGACCCCTCTGCTACGTTCGCGTGGTCAGGAGGGGAGTGAACATGGCAGCGGACGGGAGCACCGATGGCGTGCTTCCCGCCCCGGTCACGAGCGACACCACCGAGAGCCAGACATCGACAGGGGTTGGGGAGCGCGAAGGGGACGAGGCCGCCGAGAAGCGGGCATTGCGGGCGGTTGTCGAGCGACTGGAAAGAGAGGTGGCGCGGTTCGCGGCGATCGAATCGACGGCGATTTACCAGCAGCTGATCCTGGTGCGGGAGTTCGACGAGAAGCGCGGCTGGAAGGTCACCACACACACGAGCACGGCGGCGTGGCTCGCGTGGCGGATCGGGCTGTCGGTGATCGTGGCACGCGAGCGGGTGCGGGTAGCCCGCGCCCTGGGGCGGCTGCCGCAGATGGCCGAGGCGCTGCGGAAGGGGACGATCAGCTACACCAAGGTCCGCGCGCTGACGCGGCTGGCGACGCCGGAGAACGAGGCGGAGCTGCTCACGCTCGCGGCGACGCAGTCGGCCCACGAAGTCGAACGTCGCTCGAGGAAGCACCGGCGAACCGCGCTCGAAGTCATCGAGGGCCGGACGGAGCTCGCTCGCCGGGAGACACGCTATTTCCGCATCGTGGATGCCGAGAACGGCATGGTCCGGGTCGAGGGCC
This region includes:
- a CDS encoding vWA domain-containing protein, which produces MFLDFFFELRGRRVPVGLQEWMTLMRALALGLHEASLDGFYDVARAICVKDLAHYDAFDAAFLAVFEGIEKDGLAFTAALESWLANPRQLEGLTPAQRAMLQGLDLEELRRLFEERLREQKKRHEGGSKWIGTGGTSPFGSGGYHPSGVRIGDGGRRSAMQVAHERRYSDYRTDRVLDVRRMDVALRMLRVLGREGAPEELDIDATIEQTARNAGELEVVVRPRRRNRAKVVLLMDVGGSMDPHAHLVEQLFSAASRAGRFARFRPYYFHNCVYEAVYEDARFRRPVPLPQLLGSSDRDEILVIVGDAAMHPAELLQPGGHIYFYDQNERPGIEWMRELAEHFPRRAWLNPEPPSYWAQTLTAELLGRHFPMFPLTLDGLERAVRRLLRGHGAAAA